A single Iodidimonas sp. SYSU 1G8 DNA region contains:
- a CDS encoding monovalent cation:proton antiporter-2 (CPA2) family protein yields the protein MPPVHDPAIPYLNELLTFLVTALIVVPVSRMLRISPILGFLGVGVVVGPSVLGIATDADNIEALAELGVVFLMFTIGLELSLDRLWKARRYVFGLGALQLAGCAAAIGGLAYLWGNPPEASLLLGLSMALSSTAVVMQLLVERGQISSRPGRAAFAILLFQDLAVVPLLFLVGVLSEPGEGSKLLSFGVAMLKAAGCVLVILLLGRLLLRPLFRAVAALRSPEVFLALTLLAILGTALATDEAGLSMALGAFLAGLLLSESEFRHQIEADIQPFKGLLLGLFFISVGLRIDLSLVVDRWPLVLAAVAGLYMIKTAIIAGLARLWRFPLGQSMRIGLYLGQGGEFAFVVVAAAVSGGIMATEPAQFMLVVTGLTMVLTPFASLLGDALGRRSLGRAPVGGLPEEFGDLDDHVVIAGFGRVGRTVGRMLTMQKVPYVALDLDAESLAPLYRAGAPVFFGDARRVDILDKVRVEQASSLVITLDDPAAVRQCLAAAHERWPHLTIFVRARDMDDARELMKSRSCTAVPEMMESSLQLAAEVLRGRGLPDDAILPLVDSFRQQIYTGIKPSAEERE from the coding sequence ATGCCTCCAGTACACGATCCGGCCATTCCATACCTGAATGAGCTGCTCACGTTTCTCGTGACGGCGCTCATCGTGGTGCCGGTCTCGCGCATGCTCAGGATCAGCCCGATTCTCGGCTTTCTCGGCGTGGGTGTCGTTGTCGGTCCGTCCGTTCTCGGGATCGCGACGGATGCCGACAACATCGAGGCGCTCGCGGAACTGGGCGTCGTCTTCCTGATGTTCACCATCGGTCTCGAGCTTTCGCTCGATCGGCTGTGGAAGGCCCGGCGCTATGTCTTCGGGCTGGGTGCCCTGCAGCTCGCTGGCTGCGCGGCGGCCATCGGCGGACTGGCCTATCTCTGGGGAAATCCGCCCGAGGCAAGCCTCCTGCTCGGTCTCAGCATGGCGCTTTCATCGACGGCGGTGGTCATGCAACTGCTCGTCGAACGCGGGCAGATTTCGTCGCGACCCGGACGCGCGGCTTTCGCGATCCTGCTGTTTCAGGACCTGGCGGTGGTCCCCTTGCTGTTCCTCGTGGGCGTGCTGAGCGAACCGGGGGAAGGATCGAAACTCCTGTCCTTCGGCGTCGCGATGCTCAAGGCCGCCGGCTGCGTGCTGGTGATCTTGCTGCTGGGGCGGCTGCTCCTGAGGCCTCTGTTCCGCGCGGTGGCGGCATTGCGCAGCCCGGAAGTGTTTCTGGCGCTGACGCTGTTGGCCATTCTCGGCACCGCGCTGGCGACCGACGAGGCAGGCCTCTCCATGGCGCTGGGAGCGTTCCTCGCGGGGCTTCTGTTGTCGGAAAGTGAATTCCGGCACCAGATCGAAGCCGACATCCAGCCGTTCAAGGGCCTGCTGCTCGGGCTGTTCTTTATTTCCGTGGGGCTTCGGATCGACCTGTCTCTGGTGGTCGACCGCTGGCCCTTGGTGCTGGCCGCCGTGGCCGGTCTTTATATGATCAAGACCGCGATCATCGCGGGTTTGGCGCGCCTGTGGCGCTTTCCGCTCGGGCAATCGATGCGGATCGGTCTCTATCTGGGGCAGGGCGGAGAATTCGCCTTCGTCGTCGTGGCGGCGGCGGTTTCCGGAGGCATCATGGCGACCGAGCCTGCCCAGTTCATGCTGGTCGTGACGGGTTTGACCATGGTCCTCACGCCCTTCGCCAGCCTGTTGGGCGATGCGCTTGGCCGGCGCAGCCTTGGCCGGGCGCCGGTGGGCGGCCTTCCCGAGGAGTTTGGCGACCTGGACGATCATGTCGTCATCGCCGGGTTCGGGCGCGTCGGGCGCACCGTTGGTCGGATGCTGACCATGCAGAAAGTCCCTTACGTGGCGCTGGACCTTGATGCCGAAAGCCTGGCGCCGCTCTATCGGGCGGGCGCCCCCGTATTCTTCGGCGATGCGAGGCGTGTGGACATACTGGACAAGGTCCGGGTCGAACAGGCGTCGTCGCTTGTCATCACGCTGGATGATCCGGCGGCGGTGCGGCAGTGCCTTGCCGCCGCTCATGAGCGCTGGCCGCATCTGACAATCTTTGTTCGGGCCCGCGATATGGACGATGCGCGTGAGTTGATGAAAAGTCGTTCGTGCACGGCGGTTCCGGAGATGATGGAATCGAGCCTGCAACTCGCGGCTGAAGTGCTGCGCGGGCGCGGATTGCCCGATGATGCGATCCTCCCGCTGGTCGACTCGTTCCGCCAGCAGATCTACACCGGCATCAAGCCGTCCGCCGAGGAGAGGGAATAG
- the purH gene encoding bifunctional phosphoribosylaminoimidazolecarboxamide formyltransferase/IMP cyclohydrolase has protein sequence MTDQPIRRALLSVSDKAGLIELARFLADRGVELLSTGGSAKLIADEGIPVREVADYTGFPEMMDGRVKTLHPKVHGGLLGLRDKHADAMAQHEIGAIDLLVVNLYPFEATVARGADFETCIENIDIGGPAMIRSAAKNHHFVTVVVSPDDYRAVMDDMAANNGATTLATRRRLAAVAYGRTASYDSAISGWFAGQLGDTFPERLTIAGTRRQTLRYGENPHQQAAFYVSGDERPGVATARQLQGKELSYNNLNDTDAAYEAVAEFDPAETPAVVIVKHANPCGVAIAPSMAEAYRRALACDPVSAFGGIIALNRTLDGETAAEIAKIFTEVIIAPDATDEAREIIAGKKNLRLLLAGGLPDPAAPGMTVKSVAGGYLLQNRDNGRVFREGLKVVTKRAPTERELTDLLFAFRVCKHVKSNTIVYVKDGATVGVGAGQMSRVDSARIAARKAIDAAEANGYPEPLTKGSVVASDAFFPFADGLLAAADAGATAVIQPGGSMRDQEVIDAADAAGLAMVFTGMRHFRH, from the coding sequence ATGACCGATCAACCCATTCGCAGGGCGCTGCTCTCCGTTTCCGATAAGGCTGGCCTGATCGAGCTGGCCCGTTTCCTCGCCGATCGCGGTGTCGAGCTCCTGTCGACCGGCGGCTCGGCCAAGCTGATTGCCGACGAGGGCATCCCTGTCCGCGAGGTCGCGGACTATACGGGCTTCCCCGAAATGATGGACGGAAGGGTCAAGACGCTGCACCCCAAGGTGCATGGCGGCCTGCTCGGGCTGCGCGACAAGCACGCGGATGCCATGGCGCAGCACGAGATCGGCGCCATCGATCTGCTGGTGGTCAACCTCTACCCGTTCGAGGCCACCGTGGCGCGCGGCGCGGATTTCGAGACCTGCATCGAAAACATCGACATTGGCGGCCCTGCCATGATCCGCTCGGCCGCCAAGAACCATCACTTCGTCACCGTGGTGGTGTCGCCCGACGATTACCGCGCGGTGATGGATGACATGGCCGCGAACAATGGCGCCACCACCCTGGCCACGCGCCGTCGGCTCGCCGCCGTGGCCTATGGCCGTACCGCATCCTATGATTCCGCCATTTCCGGCTGGTTCGCGGGCCAGCTCGGCGACACCTTCCCCGAGCGTTTGACCATCGCAGGCACTCGGCGCCAGACCCTGCGCTATGGCGAGAACCCCCACCAGCAGGCGGCCTTCTATGTCTCGGGCGACGAGCGTCCGGGCGTCGCCACCGCGCGACAACTGCAGGGCAAGGAACTCAGCTACAACAACCTCAACGACACCGACGCCGCCTACGAGGCGGTCGCTGAATTCGATCCCGCCGAGACGCCGGCCGTGGTCATCGTCAAGCATGCCAATCCCTGCGGCGTCGCCATCGCGCCGTCCATGGCCGAGGCCTATCGTCGGGCGCTGGCCTGCGATCCGGTCAGTGCGTTCGGCGGCATCATCGCGCTGAATCGCACCCTCGACGGCGAAACCGCCGCGGAGATCGCCAAGATCTTCACCGAGGTGATCATCGCCCCGGACGCCACCGACGAGGCCCGCGAGATCATCGCGGGCAAGAAGAATCTGCGCCTTTTATTGGCAGGTGGCCTGCCCGATCCGGCGGCGCCCGGCATGACGGTGAAATCCGTCGCGGGCGGTTATCTGCTGCAGAACCGGGACAATGGCCGCGTGTTCCGCGAGGGCTTGAAGGTCGTGACCAAGCGGGCGCCGACCGAGCGGGAGCTGACCGACCTGTTGTTCGCCTTCCGTGTTTGCAAGCACGTCAAGTCGAACACCATCGTCTATGTGAAGGACGGCGCCACGGTTGGCGTCGGCGCCGGACAGATGAGCCGCGTGGATTCAGCCCGCATCGCCGCCCGCAAGGCGATCGACGCCGCCGAGGCCAACGGATACCCCGAGCCACTGACCAAGGGCTCGGTCGTCGCCTCCGACGCGTTCTTCCCCTTCGCCGACGGCCTGCTGGCCGCCGCCGACGCGGGCGCGACGGCGGTGATCCAGCCCGGTGGATCCATGCGTGACCAGGAAGTGATCGACGCCGCCGACGCCGCCGGTCTGGCCATGGTGTTCACCGGCATGCGCCACTTCAGGCACTGA
- a CDS encoding asparagine synthase-related protein, protein MATPTFLAIVYAEDAAPAARRIMSACAPVGVEHMMLADGALMFGWWNQPPKPGEPLLATVDGTGGAPDVAVPHHLIDMARAPEGLRSIAVQHRSYLWLDKTGVLSCWTDHLGISRLYHIRTERCDLITDDAGMAAGFAAGIDPAMIASFLVNGCMLRGRTLFSGLRSLPPASLVRIGPNRLSATAYWRYRPGDDVWRDKKEMEHELWSRITGAVLSHVAGRHPLLALSGGYDSTAILGILHGAGVQTSTFSFSMGEPRRGSDPDAARRQAALLGVPHRVYRIDDFSVTGMIGSHVRDGLFMRKGCFEVDAFARAAAHARERDPTSMFCFGDEAFGQSAYRLDTNEDLLGSAALKDPALLGAIVPALTNETAATLRAALRLVYGEILSAAPKSSNLDDIKDSLFLDTFLIANMVQMRHLAVAPLLPFASPFLDLGVLDMARHIPSGMRVEKRCFESLAMRRLPALFRARRASFRQSQPDLHKAILLQSEELRATIRALRDGIPGIMAPTELDALLDAALRPPARRSRLSRATDFLARAALNRNLVPDALHDGLKRRYWGRYRAGPTLPTFFVRALHLALLMERHASSDPAGLPLNPPPAPIAYSLSSADGLMPV, encoded by the coding sequence GTGGCGACACCCACATTCCTGGCGATCGTTTACGCCGAGGACGCCGCTCCGGCGGCGCGGCGCATCATGTCGGCCTGCGCGCCGGTCGGTGTCGAACATATGATGCTCGCCGACGGCGCGTTGATGTTCGGCTGGTGGAACCAGCCGCCCAAGCCAGGCGAGCCGTTGCTGGCAACCGTCGACGGCACCGGGGGCGCGCCCGACGTCGCGGTACCGCACCATCTCATCGACATGGCCCGCGCGCCGGAAGGCCTGCGTTCGATCGCGGTCCAGCACCGCAGCTATCTTTGGCTGGACAAGACCGGCGTCCTGTCCTGCTGGACGGATCATCTCGGCATATCGCGGCTCTATCACATTCGGACCGAGCGCTGCGACCTGATCACGGACGACGCCGGAATGGCGGCCGGTTTCGCAGCCGGTATCGACCCGGCGATGATCGCCAGCTTCCTGGTCAATGGCTGCATGCTGCGCGGACGCACCCTGTTCAGCGGCCTGCGCAGCCTGCCCCCCGCCAGCCTGGTGCGCATCGGACCGAACCGTCTTTCGGCCACGGCTTACTGGCGCTACCGCCCCGGCGACGATGTATGGCGGGACAAAAAGGAGATGGAACACGAGCTCTGGTCGCGGATCACCGGGGCCGTGCTGTCCCATGTGGCAGGCCGGCACCCTTTGCTCGCGCTCTCGGGCGGTTACGATTCGACGGCCATCCTCGGTATCCTTCACGGGGCGGGCGTCCAGACCAGCACCTTCTCGTTCAGCATGGGCGAGCCGCGGCGCGGCAGCGATCCCGATGCGGCGCGGCGCCAGGCGGCACTACTCGGCGTGCCGCATCGGGTCTACAGGATCGATGATTTCAGCGTCACGGGCATGATCGGCAGTCATGTCCGCGACGGTCTGTTCATGCGCAAGGGCTGCTTCGAAGTGGATGCCTTCGCGCGCGCCGCGGCCCATGCGCGCGAACGTGATCCCACATCCATGTTCTGCTTCGGCGACGAGGCATTCGGCCAGTCCGCATACCGCCTTGATACCAACGAGGATCTTCTGGGCTCGGCGGCACTCAAGGATCCGGCCCTGCTCGGCGCGATAGTGCCGGCCCTGACGAACGAGACAGCCGCCACGTTGCGCGCCGCGCTGCGGTTGGTCTACGGCGAAATTCTGAGCGCCGCGCCGAAGTCCTCAAATCTCGACGACATCAAGGACAGCCTGTTTCTCGATACCTTCCTGATCGCCAACATGGTGCAGATGCGCCATCTGGCCGTGGCACCCCTCCTGCCGTTCGCCTCCCCGTTCCTGGATCTGGGCGTGCTGGACATGGCGCGCCATATTCCCAGCGGAATGCGGGTCGAAAAGCGTTGCTTCGAATCCCTTGCCATGCGCCGGTTGCCTGCCCTCTTCCGCGCAAGACGGGCGTCGTTCCGGCAGTCGCAACCCGACCTTCACAAGGCCATACTCCTGCAGTCGGAAGAGCTTCGCGCGACGATCCGCGCCCTGCGCGATGGCATTCCCGGGATCATGGCTCCGACGGAGCTGGACGCCCTCCTGGACGCCGCCCTTCGCCCGCCAGCCCGCCGCAGTCGCCTGAGCCGTGCGACCGATTTCCTTGCCAGGGCGGCATTGAACCGAAATCTGGTGCCCGACGCGCTGCATGACGGGCTGAAACGCCGTTACTGGGGGCGATACCGTGCTGGCCCCACCCTGCCCACTTTTTTCGTCCGGGCGCTGCATCTCGCCCTGCTGATGGAGCGACATGCTTCCAGCGACCCCGCGGGGCTGCCGCTCAATCCACCGCCGGCGCCGATTGCCTATTCCCTCTCCTCGGCGGACGGCTTGATGCCGGTGTAG
- a CDS encoding NAD-glutamate dehydrogenase, producing the protein MDNRWDRKQQHLSSVADMARAKLAPEEAETFLAFAERFYARVPPEDIIERRTSSLFGIALSMWRFAATRQPGAPKVRVFNPTVEDAGWQDHRTTIEIVNDDMPFLVDSVSAELSRQGREIHMLIHPVMTVERNIDGKRDANGLAFAESYMYLEVDQLTDPVALAEIERGLQGVLADVRITFDDWQPMLAKLKESRDHLAEFPGPSDPSETKEALAFLEWLIDNNFTFLGFRDYSFHAESGAIKAVPDHAQGLGLLRDPDFLIFKGRVDNRVLSADVQEFLNEPTPLIVIKADQRSRVHRPVQLNYVGVKRYDADGKLVGEWQFVGLFTSLAYSMHPRSIPLLRRKIDLVVREAGYNRYSHDGKILNNVLQTYPRDELFQIHPDELYEIAIGIVRLMERPHAKSFIRIGPFGLFVSALIYIPKEAFTTARLKQIEKIFTEAYGGEISAEHTQVGDSPLARLHLMLSTPPGAVPDVNPEDIDRRIAAVVRTWTDHLKDRLHERFGEEAGNRHWIRYAHGFASSYCEAYEPGLAVFDIEKLNNLKAPDGMAFNAYRRPEDAPGVVRIKIYHASRLIPLSECLPKLENLGLKVIEEQTHSIRPKGESREAWIHEFYAMDAAGDDLELSVVKEPLEQILAELWAGHAEDDSLNSLVLNTGMVWRDVVILRAYLKYMRQAGSTFSQGYLRRSLTANAAIARNLVALFKARFDPDTANSEERGRIVDEINTQLESVASLDEDRIIRNFMDMICSSLRTNYFQTDADGAPKHYLAIKLASNLVDMLPKPRPMVEVFVYSPWMEGIHLRGGKISRGGIRWSDRPEDFRTEILGLMKAQMVKNSVIVPVGAKGGFVPKRLPEGGSREAIQAEGIHCYRTLISGLLDITDNIVSGLPVPPARVVRYDDDDPYLVVAADKGTASFSDIANELSRNYGFWLDDAFASGGSNGYDHKEIGITARGAWIGVQRHFRELGIDVQSQTIRVIGIGDMSGDVFGNGMLRSKTIKLVAAFDHRHVFIDPDPDPETSFAERQRLFELPRSSWGDYNTDLISKGGGVFPRSAKSVTLTPQIQAMLNVETDKMTPAELIRAVLMAEADLLFVGGIGTYVKAHTETHADVGDRANDALRIDGRDLKVRVVGEGGNLGFTQRGRIEYALTGGRLNTDAVDNSGGVDCSDNEVNIKILLNALVAEGDLTMKQRNVLLQEMTEDVAAHVLETNYRQTEMLSTTEARAAELLDSQARFMRRLAQEGSLDRDIEFLPDDEDIARRQSSGIGLTRPELAVLMAYAKISLYRRLERSDLPDDPQVMPDLIGYFPSAMRSRFEADIPRHQLRRDIASTILANEIINRAGITFVTRVAEETGAAVDQIAAAYIVARDVMGLRAIWDEIDSLDNKVPASVQTAMRLEAKEVLHRKAIWFLTHLALPLDMAATVERFAPGVAALFNSTTLMDAQSRDDLAEHAAALEKDGVPSALARKIASMGPLASAVDIVLLNERVQGELDAVARAYFAIGEAVGLEWLRDAADLAVTNDHWDSLALGSIIEDLYDQQRDLTAMALEAGGPEAWDETHAKALQRVRELNAELRSSGTITVAKLGYVARQIRGLFASV; encoded by the coding sequence ATGGACAATCGCTGGGACCGGAAACAGCAACACCTCTCCAGCGTCGCCGACATGGCCCGTGCCAAACTGGCTCCGGAGGAGGCCGAGACATTCCTGGCGTTTGCCGAGAGGTTCTACGCGCGGGTGCCACCGGAGGACATCATCGAGCGCCGGACGTCGAGCCTGTTCGGCATCGCACTGTCCATGTGGCGCTTCGCCGCCACGCGCCAACCGGGCGCGCCGAAGGTGCGCGTGTTCAACCCGACCGTGGAAGACGCCGGATGGCAGGACCACAGAACGACCATCGAGATCGTCAACGACGACATGCCTTTCCTGGTCGATTCCGTATCGGCGGAGCTGAGCCGGCAGGGCCGCGAAATCCATATGCTGATCCACCCGGTGATGACGGTGGAGCGAAACATCGACGGCAAGCGGGACGCGAATGGCCTCGCCTTCGCGGAGTCCTACATGTATCTGGAAGTCGATCAGCTGACCGATCCGGTCGCGCTCGCGGAGATCGAACGCGGCCTTCAGGGCGTTCTCGCCGATGTCCGGATTACCTTCGACGACTGGCAGCCCATGCTGGCGAAGCTGAAGGAAAGCCGTGACCATCTGGCCGAATTCCCGGGGCCGTCCGATCCATCCGAGACAAAGGAAGCACTGGCTTTCCTGGAATGGCTGATCGACAACAACTTTACGTTTCTGGGCTTTCGCGATTACAGCTTCCATGCCGAGAGCGGCGCGATCAAGGCCGTCCCTGACCATGCGCAGGGTTTGGGCCTGCTTCGCGATCCGGACTTCCTGATCTTCAAGGGCCGGGTCGACAACAGGGTCCTGTCAGCGGATGTGCAGGAGTTCCTGAACGAGCCGACGCCGCTGATCGTCATCAAGGCCGATCAGCGCTCGCGCGTCCATCGCCCGGTCCAGTTGAACTATGTGGGTGTGAAGCGCTATGACGCTGACGGCAAGCTGGTCGGCGAGTGGCAGTTCGTCGGCCTGTTCACCAGCCTCGCCTACAGCATGCATCCCCGCTCGATTCCGCTGCTCCGGCGCAAGATCGACCTGGTCGTGCGCGAGGCCGGCTACAATCGCTACAGCCATGACGGCAAGATCCTGAACAACGTCCTGCAGACCTATCCGCGCGACGAACTGTTCCAGATCCACCCGGATGAACTGTACGAAATCGCGATCGGCATCGTGCGGCTGATGGAACGGCCGCACGCCAAATCCTTCATCCGCATCGGTCCCTTCGGACTGTTCGTTTCGGCGCTGATCTACATCCCGAAGGAAGCCTTCACCACGGCCCGTCTCAAGCAGATCGAGAAAATCTTCACCGAGGCCTATGGCGGTGAAATCAGCGCCGAGCATACCCAGGTCGGCGATTCGCCGCTGGCCCGGCTGCATCTGATGCTGAGCACGCCGCCGGGGGCGGTGCCCGACGTGAACCCGGAGGACATCGACCGCCGGATCGCCGCCGTGGTGAGAACATGGACCGATCACTTGAAGGACCGCCTGCACGAACGGTTCGGCGAGGAAGCCGGCAACCGTCACTGGATCCGCTATGCGCATGGTTTCGCATCGTCCTATTGCGAAGCCTATGAACCGGGGCTCGCGGTTTTCGACATCGAGAAACTGAACAATCTCAAGGCCCCGGACGGCATGGCGTTCAACGCCTACCGCCGCCCCGAGGATGCCCCGGGCGTGGTGCGGATCAAGATCTATCATGCCAGCCGGCTGATCCCGCTGAGCGAGTGCCTGCCCAAGCTGGAGAACCTCGGCCTGAAGGTGATCGAGGAACAGACCCACTCGATCCGGCCCAAGGGTGAAAGCCGCGAGGCCTGGATCCACGAATTCTATGCCATGGACGCGGCCGGCGACGATCTGGAACTGAGCGTTGTGAAGGAGCCGCTGGAGCAGATCCTGGCCGAACTTTGGGCCGGCCACGCGGAAGACGACAGCCTGAACAGCCTGGTGCTGAACACCGGCATGGTCTGGCGCGATGTCGTGATCCTGCGCGCGTACCTCAAATACATGCGCCAGGCCGGATCGACCTTCTCGCAGGGTTACCTCCGCCGCTCCCTGACGGCCAACGCGGCCATCGCCCGTAATCTGGTGGCCCTGTTCAAGGCACGCTTCGACCCCGACACCGCCAACAGCGAGGAAAGAGGCCGGATCGTCGATGAGATCAACACCCAGCTGGAATCGGTGGCCAGTCTCGACGAAGACCGCATCATCCGCAATTTCATGGACATGATCTGCTCCAGCCTGCGGACCAACTACTTCCAGACCGACGCCGACGGCGCGCCGAAGCATTATCTGGCGATCAAGCTGGCCAGCAATCTCGTCGACATGCTGCCCAAGCCGCGGCCGATGGTGGAGGTCTTCGTCTATTCCCCCTGGATGGAAGGCATCCACCTGCGCGGCGGCAAGATTTCCCGCGGCGGCATCCGCTGGTCCGACCGTCCGGAGGATTTCCGCACCGAAATCCTCGGCCTGATGAAGGCGCAGATGGTCAAGAACTCGGTCATCGTGCCGGTCGGCGCCAAGGGCGGCTTCGTGCCGAAGCGCCTGCCGGAAGGCGGCAGTCGCGAGGCCATCCAAGCCGAGGGCATCCACTGTTACCGCACGCTGATCTCGGGCCTGCTCGACATCACCGACAACATCGTGTCGGGCCTGCCGGTCCCGCCGGCGCGGGTCGTGCGTTATGACGACGACGATCCCTATCTGGTCGTGGCGGCGGACAAGGGAACGGCGAGTTTTTCCGACATCGCCAACGAACTCTCGCGGAACTATGGCTTCTGGCTCGATGATGCCTTCGCCTCGGGCGGCAGCAACGGCTATGACCACAAGGAGATAGGCATCACCGCGCGCGGCGCCTGGATCGGCGTGCAGCGTCATTTCCGGGAACTGGGGATCGACGTCCAGTCCCAGACGATCCGCGTCATCGGCATCGGTGACATGTCGGGTGACGTGTTCGGCAACGGCATGCTGCGGTCGAAGACGATCAAGCTGGTGGCGGCGTTCGATCACCGCCACGTCTTCATCGACCCCGACCCCGATCCGGAGACCAGCTTCGCCGAGCGCCAGCGCCTGTTCGAGCTGCCACGCTCGAGCTGGGGCGACTACAATACCGACCTGATCTCCAAAGGCGGCGGCGTCTTCCCGCGTTCGGCCAAGTCGGTGACGCTGACGCCGCAGATCCAGGCCATGCTGAACGTCGAGACGGACAAGATGACACCCGCGGAACTGATCCGCGCGGTGCTGATGGCCGAGGCCGACCTGCTCTTCGTCGGCGGCATCGGCACCTATGTGAAAGCCCATACCGAAACCCATGCCGATGTGGGCGACCGGGCCAACGACGCCCTGCGCATTGACGGCCGCGACCTGAAGGTGAGGGTCGTCGGCGAAGGCGGCAATCTGGGATTTACCCAGCGCGGCCGCATCGAATACGCCCTTACCGGCGGGCGGCTGAACACGGACGCGGTGGACAATTCGGGCGGCGTCGATTGCTCGGACAACGAGGTCAATATCAAGATCCTGCTGAACGCGCTGGTCGCCGAAGGCGATCTGACCATGAAGCAGCGCAACGTCCTGCTGCAGGAGATGACCGAGGACGTGGCCGCCCACGTGCTGGAGACGAACTACCGGCAGACGGAAATGCTGTCGACCACCGAGGCGCGGGCCGCCGAACTCCTGGATTCGCAGGCGCGCTTCATGCGGCGGCTGGCGCAGGAAGGATCGCTGGACCGCGACATCGAGTTCCTCCCCGATGACGAGGACATCGCCCGCCGCCAGTCGTCCGGCATCGGCCTGACCCGTCCGGAACTGGCCGTGCTGATGGCCTACGCCAAGATCTCCCTCTACCGCCGGCTGGAACGCAGCGACCTGCCGGACGATCCTCAGGTCATGCCCGACCTGATCGGCTATTTCCCGTCAGCCATGCGGTCGCGCTTCGAGGCGGATATTCCCCGGCATCAGTTGCGGCGCGACATCGCCTCGACGATTCTGGCGAACGAGATCATCAATCGTGCCGGCATCACCTTCGTCACCCGGGTCGCCGAGGAAACCGGCGCGGCGGTGGACCAGATCGCAGCCGCCTACATCGTCGCCCGCGACGTGATGGGCTTGCGCGCCATCTGGGACGAAATCGACAGCCTCGACAACAAGGTGCCGGCTTCCGTACAGACCGCCATGCGCCTGGAAGCCAAGGAAGTCCTGCACCGGAAGGCCATCTGGTTCCTGACGCATCTGGCGCTGCCGCTGGACATGGCGGCCACGGTGGAGCGCTTCGCGCCGGGCGTGGCGGCGTTGTTCAATTCGACGACGCTGATGGACGCACAATCCCGCGATGACCTGGCCGAGCATGCCGCGGCCCTTGAGAAGGACGGTGTGCCGTCGGCGCTGGCGCGCAAGATCGCGAGCATGGGACCGCTCGCCTCGGCCGTGGACATCGTGCTGTTGAACGAACGCGTGCAAGGCGAACTCGACGCGGTCGCTCGCGCCTATTTCGCCATTGGCGAGGCGGTCGGGCTGGAATGGCTGCGGGACGCAGCCGATCTGGCCGTCACCAACGACCACTGGGACAGTCTCGCGCTCGGCAGCATCATCGAGGATCTCTACGACCAGCAGCGCGATCTCACCGCCATGGCGCTGGAGGCGGGCGGGCCCGAGGCGTGGGACGAAACCCATGCCAAGGCGCTGCAGCGGGTGCGCGAGCTGAATGCCGAACTCCGCTCCAGCGGCACCATCACGGTGGCCAAACTGGGCTACGTCGCCCGGCAGATCAGGGGCCTGTTCGCCTCGGTCTAG